CGCCCAGGGCCACGCCGTACGGCACGATGGCCGCCCACTGCGCCCGCGTGTAGCGAGTCAGCGAGGGCCGGAACCAGGCCAGCAGCATCACCGACGCGAGCACCAGCCGCAGGCCCGCGGCCCCCACCGCCCCCAGGACGGGGAAGAGCCCCTTCGCGAGCGCGGCGCCTCCCTGCACGCTCACCACGGCGATGAGGACCGCGGGAATGGGGGGCAGGCTGGAGACACGGCGTCCGGCGACTTCACTCATGGCGCCGCAATCTAGCCAGGGTGCCTCACGGATTCACGGGCGCACTCCACGCCCCCGTCCGCAGGAGCGCCCGGCGCGCGAGGAAGCGGGAGAGGTTCCACTCCGGGACCGTGTCCCCCTGGGACAGCCGCTCCCTGTGCTCCCTCAGCACGGTCTCCAGACGCCACTGGTCCCCATTCTGGAGAGTGGAGGCCGCCTGGACCAGCCCGGGCACGGCGTCCGCTGACAGGTCGAAGAACATCTCGGTGTCCAGCGAACCGCCGGTGCGTGCGGACCGCTCCAGGTTGTGGCGGACGATGAAGGCCTCCGGGTTGAGGAAGTTGAGCACCAGCACCGAGCCCAGCGCCGTGGCGAAGGCGCCCACCGCGAAGCGCTCCGGCTTCCACCACAGCGTCACCGCGCGCCAGGCCAGCGCCGCGCCCAGCGCCACCATGAAGACATGCGTGTGCACGCGCAGCAGCGTGTAGCCGAACGCGTCCTCGTACAGCGACAGCCGCCGCATCGCCGACGCGAGGATGACCAGCGTCAGCGCCACCATCAGCGACGTGCCCGCGCGGAAGACGGTCTGCGCCACGCGCGTCTCGCGCCGCGTCCAGCGGTTCAGGGCCATCACCAGCGCCAGCGTGAGCGCGGAGACGACCACCAGTTCGAAGAAGCCGCGCCGCGCGTACTCCGCGAAGGAGTAGCCGGACGCGGGGGAGGACGCGTCGCCGACGAACAGGTACGCCACCTGGAAGGCCGCGAAGACGAAGAACAGCGCGTCCACGGCGAAGATGAGCATGAGCGCTTCAATGAAGCCCAGGCGCGGCGTGGCGGCCGTCACCTCCGCGTCCCCCAGCTCCTTCACGGCGCGGCGGCGCAGCGCATGCCCCAGCACGCCCGCCGCGACGCACGCGCTGAACGCGACGCCGGCGATGCGCGCCACCACCACGTCCAGCCCCAGGTCGAAGGACAGCAGCCGCTGCATGGTGGAGGAGAAGACCCCGTCCGCGGAGTCGAGCAGCAGCCCGAACACGAACAGCACCGGCAGCGTCAGCAGCAAGCCCCGCGACAGCGCCCCCAAAAAGCGCGAGTGGGCCTTGATGCCCTGCACGTCCACGCTGTCCCGCACGAGCGCCGGCGCGTAGCGCAGGGGCTGGACGGCGGCGCCGAGGACGACGGAGGCATAGTCAGTGAGCCCCAGCCGCTCCACGCGGCCCGCGGCCCAGAAGTGCGACAGCAGCATCAGGAGCACGGCCGCCGTCAGCACGTTGAGCGCCAGCAGCCAGGAGCTGTCCCGCACCGCCACGAAGCCGCTGACCAGCCCCAGCGGCGCCAGCAGCCACGCATTGGGCCGCGCCCGCTGCCAGCCTTCACGTCCCCCCAGCCACGCGAGCGCGCCCACCAGGGCCGCCACCAGCAGCGGGAAGCCCAGGCCCCAGCGCTGCCTGTCGAGCAGGACCTCCGCGAACACGCCCAGGGCAAGCGACGCCGCCAGCGTCCGGCGCGGGGCGCGCACCCAGGGCAGCAGCGGCCGGGCTGGTGCCGCGACGGAGGGGGCGGGAGAAGGAGGAAGGGGGGACAGGGGAACGGACGGGTTCATGGCGTCGGCACCTCGCGGGCGCGTTCGCGCCCGACATGACGCCAGGATGCACACGCCCGGCGGCATGGCCGGGGGCCTCGGGGACGAGCGGTCGCGGAGCCACGCCGAACGGCGCCTGCCCTCACGTGGCCGGTCGGCACCGCCAGCGGCTGGAGCGGCCCCACCCCGGGTCCACCTCACCGGCACCGGGAGTCCGCGCACGGCCCGACGGGGCGAGCCGCGCTGCGTCGTCGGACACTTCGAGCCGATCCACCCGGCCCCTGGGAGAGCGCGGTGGTAGGTTGCCGCCCGATGTCACCCTCGCCGCGGCCCCCCTTCCGCTTCCGTCTCCGCTCGAGCCTCGCCCTGTGGGGCGCGGTGCTCGCGCTCGCCGGCTGTGATGGACAGCCTGCTCAATCGCTGGCGGTTCCGGACGCCGGATCCTGCGTCCAAGGCAACTGCCCGCAGCCCGACAGCGGAACGCCGCCGGTCCCGGATGGCCCTCACGTGCGCATCGCGGCGTACAACGTGCACCGCCTCTTCGACACGGTCTGCGCGACGGGCTCCTGCGGCGGCTCCAACTACGAGGAGCTGCCCACGGAGGCGGAGTTCGCGGCGCAGGTGGACCAGCTCGGCCGGGCCATCACCGCGCTCAACGCGGACATCGTGATGCTGGAAGAGGTTGAGACCCAGGCGTCGCTGGACGGGCTCCTGAGCCGGGTTCCACAGTTCATGTACTCGCGGCTCGGGGAGACCTACTCCGCCGCGTCGGTGGACGTGGCGGTCCTCTCCCGCTTCCCCATCACGGAAGTGCGCAGCCACCAAAGCCAGTACATCTACAGGCCGGACGGCTCGGCCACCCGCTTCTCACGCGACCTGCTGGAGGTGCACCTGGACGTGGACGGCGCGCACGTCATCGTCTTCGCGGCGCACTTCCGCTCCAAGGTGAACGACGATCCCGGCCGCCGCGTCGCGGAAGCCTATGCCTCGCGGAGCATCCTCCTCGAATCCGTGAAGGAGTTCCCCTCCGCGCTGGTGGTGATGGGCGGCGACCTCAACGACGTCCCCGGGTCGGAGGCCATCAACGCCCTGGACGAGGTCCTGCTGCGCGTCGCCAGGGACCGGCCGGAGAGCGATACGTGGTCGTATGTCTATTCTGGCCGGGGGCAGGCCATCGACCACCTCTACCTGGCGCCCGGAGGGGGCGGCACCTACGTGCCGGGCTCCTTCCGCGTGGCCCGCGACGGCGATGGCTACGGCGGCTCCGACCACCGCGCGGTGTACGCGGACTTCGCACTCACGACGCCTCCTTGAGCGAGCGCGAGACGGCGGGCTTCGCACACTCCCCCGCCCTCCTGGCGCGGTGCCTGTGGGACACCCCACGCGGCGGGCCTGGCATTGACGCGGCAATGACAGCCAGGACGTAACCGTCCACGGCAGCCGCTTTCCAGCACGGCCCCCCTCCCTACCTTCAAAGCCATGAAAGCAAGCTCATGGCGAGGCTTCGCGCTCCGGCATCCCGTCCCCGGAGGCAGGCCATGATTGAGGTGCGAACCTTTGACGGCGACGCCTCCGAGGCCTCCTGGTTCCTCAACCGCGTCTGGCAGTCCACCTACGGCAAGACGGCGCCGCTGCCCGTCTGGGACAAGCGCTTCTACGATTGGCGCCTGTTCCGGGGCGGCCAGGCGCCGCGCGACTACCTGCTGGCCGCCTACGAGGGGAAGACGCTGGTGGGCACCCTCTTCGCGGAGCCCGCGAGGCTCCGCCTGGGCCGCCTGGAGGTGGACGGCAGCTACGGACTGCGGGCCACCGTCACGAACTCCCATCGCGGACAGGGCATTGGCGCGAAGCTGGCAAAGGAGCTGCTCCGGCGGCACCAGGACCGGGCGGCGCGGCTCACCCTGGGCTTCACGACCGCGGAGCCCCGCCCGCCGGGCTTCTGGCGCAGGTCGTGGAACACGCGCCTCTTCGGGGGGCTCGGGCTGTGGATGTATGCCTTTGACGCGCGGGCGCTGGCCCGCTGGTCCTTCACGGACAACGAGCGGAGGCTGTTCACGCTGGCGCAGCCCTTCCTGCGGCACCGCTTCCGCGAGGCGGACCGCGAGGGCATCCGCCCGTATCAGCTCGCGGACCTGGGGCGCTGCGCGACGCTGGTCCACGACATGCTGCGCCCGGTGACGCTGGGCTACACGTACACGACCGAGCAGCTGGCGGCCCAGCTCCAGTACCGCGACGTGCCCCACACCTTCGTGCTGGAGCAGGACGGCGAGGTGCGCGGGCTCGTCAGCTCCCACAGCCTCTTGATGACGGGCGTGGGGGAGCTCACCGCGGAGGTCGTGGACCTGATGGCCTTCCACGACTCCGTGTCCGCGCAAGACCGGCAGCGGCTGCTCCAGGTGGCCATGCAGGACATGGAGCGCCGGGGCGTGGCGTGCGCGGGCATGCTGCGCGGGCCCGGCACGCCGGTGTCCCTGCTGTGTCGCTCGGGCTGGGTGCCGCTGCCCCGGCGCGCGAAGGTGACGTGCCTCATGCCCATCTGCGACCTGGACCTGCCCGCCGACCCGTGCGTCTTCACCCACCTGCGATGACGCGCGAGCGCGAGCCCTGGACCTTGCGGTAGAGCCGCACGGCCCCGCGGGCCACGGTCCGCACGCCCCCGCCCGCGCAGACGCACAGCGCGGGCAGGACGAGCAGCAGGTACTGCGGCCACTTGGTGTTCCACAGCAAGAGGAACACCAGCCCCACGACGGCGCCCACCGCCCACACGGGCCGCTCGCGCCACGTCGCGGGCAGGCCCACCACCGCCAGCGGCAGCAGCGCGCGGGCGTTGAAGTGCGTGAGGTAGATGCCCGGGTCGGAGGCCGACAGCCACGTGTCCGTGAGGAACGCGAGCGGCTGGTACCAGGGCAGCGCGGCGCGGCGCACGTGCTCGTTGTGCGAATAGTCCCAGTGGAACGTGATGGACTCCCACAGCAGCGCGAACGGCGACGACCACAGCGCGGGGTTCACGAGGAGGAACGCCGCCGCCGTGGACACGACGATGGCGGCCCACGGGCGCCACCGCGTGCGCGCGCCCGCCACCAGGAACGGCAGGAACGTGAGCCCGCCCACCAGGCCGTACGGATACTTCCCCGCCGCCGCCAGCCCCAGGAGCGCGCCGGACACCGCGGTCCATCCCGGCGCGAAGCCGTGGCGCCGGGCGCGCTCGAAGGCGAGCAGCGCGAGCACCGCGAACAGCCCCGGCACCGCCTCCAGGTACGCCTGGGACGTGTACTTCGTGTGGTACGGGTCCCACGCGAGCAGGAGCGCGCCCAACGGATCCACGAGCGCCACGAGCCCCACCTGGAGCACCCCGGCCACCGCCGACAGGCTCCGCGTCGCGCGGAACACGGGGCGCGCGGCGTCCGGGATGGGCTGGCCCATGGGCACGTTTGACCAGTCGGGTTCGGGAGCGCCCGTCACCCGCACGGTCTGCGCGAAGAGCAGCTTCACCAGCGGCGGGTGTTCGAAGTTCTCCCGCAGCTTGCCGATGTCGCCCCAGCGCCCCTCCTCCAGCATCCCGGCATAGGTGAAGGCGATGGGCAGGTAGGTCGCCTCGTCGAAGTCCTGGCCCAGCCGTTCCACGGCGTGGGCGCGTTGCCAGACGGCGACCAGGACGGCGGCGAGTGCGACGAGGAGGGCCAGCAGGCGCGTGCGGGACACGTGCGTACGGATATCACGAAGGCCGCGTGCGGCCCGCCGAGCAGCGGAGGCGCGGCCCTGGTGTCGCGCGGCCCGACGCCCCAGCTTTGGGGCATGAGAATCGCACGCGTCCTCACTGTTGCCGCCCTGCTCGCGGGCGGTTCCGCTGTCGCGAAGCGCGACGAGACCGTGGAGCTGCGGACGCCCCGGACGACCGTGCGTGCGACCGTCGATGCGCAGGGTCTCCAGGGCCCGGACCTGCGGCTCCAGCTGTCGGACACCGCGTTGAAGGGCCAGGCCTTCCAGCGCCCCGTGGACCTGAAGCTGTCGGACCAGCGCATCCAGGGCACCGTGGACCAGAAGCCGGTGGACCTCACCGTGCGCGAGCGCCCGGACGTGGTGGAGGCGCTGGGCACCTTCGCGGGCCAGCCGTCGTCCCTGACGCTCAGCCCGGATGAGCTGACGGGGTCGGTGGGGCCGTGCGGCTACAACCTCATCATCGAGCGCGACCGCAAGCACTACCGGGGGACGCGCGCCTGCGGCAATGAGCGCGAGAACGACGTGTACGTCGCCATCCCCAGGGCCCTGGAGAAGGAGCCCGCGTCCGGGCGCATCGCCGCGCTGAGCGTGCTGCTCTCCCACCCCTGAGGGCGCGCACGGTGGTGGTGCGCGGGGCGCGGGTGTAGTGAAGTCCGGGCCGTGTCCACCCTCCCCTCCGGCGTCGCGCCCGAGCGCACCATCGGGCCACTTCAACTACTGGCCCTGGGCGTCAACGGCATTGTCGGCGTCGGCATCTTCTTCGCGCCCGCGGAGGTCGCCGCGCAGGCGCCCGGCCTGGGCGCGGTGTGGGCCTTCGCGCTGACGGGGCTCGCGCTGGTGCCCGTGGCGTTCGCGTTCGCGGTGCTCGGCCGGCGGTTCGACTCGGATGGCGGGCCCGTGGTGTTCGCGCGCGCGGCGTTCGGCGAGCGCGTGTCGTTCCTCGTCGGCTGGGTGGCCTACGTCAGCGCCTTCTTGAGCACGTCCGCGGTGATGGCGGGCCTGGCGCGGGCGGTGGCACCGTCGGTGGGCCTGGGAGGGCCCATGGGCGAGCGGCTGCTGGCCTCCGCGCTGGTGACGGGGCTGGCGGCGCTGGTGGCCTCCGGCATCCGCGTGTCCGCGCGGACATGGACGGGGCTCACGGTGCTCAAGCTACTGCCCCTGGCGGCGCTGCTGGGCGCGTTCTTCTTCCTGCCGGCCGGGCAGGTGCCGCCACCGCTGCCCGCCACGGGGACGTCCTGGCTCAAGGCGGGGCTGACGGTGATGTTCGCCTACCAGGGCTTTGAAATCGTCCCGGTCATCGCCGGGCAGGTGCGCGCGTCGGAGCGCACGGTGCCCATGGCGACGGTGGGCTCCTTGCTGCTGGCGATGCTGCTGTACGTGGGGCTCGTGTGGGCGTGCGTGGCGGCGCTGCCGGACCTGGCGCACGCGGGCGCGCCCCTGGCGCAGGCGGCGGGCGTGTGGGGCGGCGCGGGGCTGGAGCGGCTGGTGGGCGCGGGCACCAGCGTGTCCGCGCTGGGCATCTGCGTGGGGATGATGGTGACGACGCCGCGCTACCTGTCCGCGCTGGCCTCCGGGGAGCGCTCGCTGTTCGGGCTGGAGCGCATGTCCGCGACGGGCGTGCCCATGCGGGCGCTCACGGTGACGTGGGCGCTGGTGCTGGGGTTCGTGAACCTGGGCGACCTGTCGGAGCTCTTCGCCCTCTCCGCCATCGCGGTGCTGATGCAATTCGGTGTCACCGCGGCGGCGCTGGCGGTGCTGGCCCTGCGGCGGGAGCGGGGCCTGCGGCCGGCGCACGCGCTGCTCGCGGTGCCCACGCTGGTGCTGGGCCTGACGCTGGTGGCCTTCGGCGCGAGCGCGCGCGAGGCGGCGGTGGCCCTGGTGGCGGTGCTCGCGGGGCTGGCGCTGATGAGCCTGTCGCGGCCGAGGGAGCCAGCGCCCGTCCGCCTGCCCTGACGTCTCGGCACGTCTGGAGGGCGGGCAGGCCTGGGGACAACCCGGCACGTTGTGTTGCGAAGGGGCGACCGGGCCGGGAGACTCGCGCGGGGGTCTTGCGAGGCGATGCTCGGGTATCAGGCGAATGCGCAGTGGCGGGACATGTCCGACTTCGTGGTGCACTTCACGAAGCCCGGGCCTCCGTACCACGACGCCTACCAGAACATGATGAGCATCCTGGGAGCGCGCACGCTCATCCCGGGCGCGGAGGGGTTTGGCATCGCGCGGCGGGAGGCGGTGGTGGCGGACCGGCACCGCTCGGTGTGCTTCAGCGAGATTCCGCTCGATCAGCTCGCGAGGCTGGTGCAGCGCCGGAGCCTGTACGGCATCGCCTTCCGCAAGAGCTTCATCCTGTCGCAGGGCGGAGGACCCGTCTGGTACGTGCAGTACGGCTCCCCGGCGCACCTGGCGATGAGGCACCAGCTGGATCAGGCGCTGGCGGCGAAGGAGCCGCACAAGGAGCCCGTGTGGGCGGTGACGCCCTTCGTGGACATCCAGGGTGACGCGCACAACGCGCCCTACAGCTACCGCTTCGACTGGGAGCGCGAGTGGCGCGTCCCAGGCCTGCTGCGCTTCACGGAGTACGACGTCGCGGCGCTCTTCCTCCCGGAAGAGGTCCACACCCTGGCCCAGGACTTCTTCGCCTGGGCGGTGCGCGAGCGCGCGGGCCCGGGCTACTTCTGCCCGGTGCTGGATCCGGGCTGGAAGGCGGAGCAGATCATGGAGGCGCTGGCGAAGCAGCCGGAGGCGCCGGTGGCGGCGGAGCGCAAGAGCGTGCAGGGGTGACCGGCCTCAGGCCTTGTGTTTCTTGAGGCGTCTCTCGAGCTGGGCAACGGGAGAGAAGGTGAAAGCCCGTCCGACCTGCGACCTGCTCAAGAACCCCGCGGCTTCGAGGTCGAGGAGATCCTGACGGGCGGTTTGATAGACCACGCCGTGCCGACGCCGGTGCGACTGGATGTCGTAGCGCGCGGCCGGATGGTGAAGAGCATGTGCTAGCAACTCTCGCTGCCGATGATTGAGGCTCGGATCCTCCTGGAGGAGAAGATCCACCTGCCTGGCGTCCCGCGCCTTCCGATTCAGATACGCGTAGAGGTCATCGGTCGCGCGTTGGATGACGTCCAGTTGGTGCAGGAGGAAGTAGGTAACGTCTCCTCCGTCCGTCTCCGTGAACAGGAACGCCCGGCTGTATTGCATCTGGGCGCGCTGGATGATCCGGGAAATGGAGAGGAACTCCGCGATCCAATACCCCTGGCGAATCATGCTCCAATAGAACAGGGCCCGAGCAGTGCGTCCGTTTCCATCCACGAAAGGATGGTCGTAGGCGAGCATGAAGTGAATCACGATGGCGCGTACGACCGGATGGATGAAGGCATCCCCTCCAGGGTCATTCGCGAACGCACAGAGCTGCCGCAACCGGCCGGGCAGTTCACTGGCGTCAGGGGGAACATGGAGGATCTCTCCACTCGCACGGTCCTGGACGGTGATGGGCTCATCGCCGCGCCGCAAGCACCCCTCTTCGCCAGCGTCAAGCGTGTCACGCGTGATGGTTTCGTGCAGTTCCAGGAGCAGAGAGGTCGTCAGCGGCGCATGCGCCTTCCGGCGCATCAATTCCATCGCCTGGAAGTTGTTGAAGATCATCCGCTCGTCCTTGGTCCGAGGCGGACGGCCCTGCTCCAGCATCTCCTTGGCGACCTTTCGCGTCGTGGAGGCCCCTTCAAGCTGACTGGAGGTGATGGCCTCTTCCATCAACGACTCGATGATGTATCGGTCCCGGACGTCCGAATTGGCCAGTTGAGGGTCCGCCAGCTCCAGCCTCTTCCCGAGCTGCCAGTCGATCCGGTGCAGGCCCGATAGGAGACTGTCAGGACGGGCAACGGAGAACGGCTGCCCTGTCTTGTCGAGAAGCGGCAGGTCGGAGCCTAGCGCGGCGCGTGCGGCCCTCACCCGGTACCACCACTCTTCATGTGTCATGCCCTGGGACACGGGATGACGGCGAAGCTCATCCCAGTGGAGATAGCGACCGTCTATCTCCGGCCCTATCGGCTTGCGCTCCAGCAGGGCGACAAGCCGCTCCGCTCCTTCCCGAGCCACCCTCTGGACGAATGCATGGAGGTCTGGAGGCGTCGAGGGGAGTCGCATGGGCTTGAACCACCAATCTACTACTAATTTTTACTAAAAATAGTAGTTCCTCACCGTTCCGGGTCTACACGGAGCCGGAAGTCGTCCTCGGCGGCCTGGCGCAGCGAGTGGGGAATGGAGGGCCTGCCCATGACCGTACGCACCCAAGCCTCCTTCATCTGGCGCGCGCAGCGCTCCGGCGGCATCCGTCCCACGGCGGTCGCGAGGCCCGGACACAGCATCGTCCGGATGGGCGTCTTCGCCGTGGCGTTGTGGGCGAGGACGGCTCGCAACGCGGCTCGGAACGCGAGATAGGCATTCACCGTGTCGCTGACGTCCGCGGGAACGCGCATCGTGGGCGCGCTGATGCACCACGGGATTTCCGGGCGCCCGGTGGGGACCAGCACCGCCAGCCCCACGGGCAGCTCGCCGCCGTGCTCCTTCGCCAGCAGTTCCCGCAGCCGCTCCTGGACCTGGGGCCCCAGCTGGTACGTGTAGACGGCATCGATGCCGCCATCCATGAACCCGAAGCTGTTCGCCGGACTGACCACCGCGTCCGCGCGCACGTCAATGGGATCCGAAGCGGACACCGTGCCCGCGCGCTCCGAGAAGATGTCTCCCTGAGAGATCGTGACACCTGGAACGCCGTCGAACTCCCGGCGCCACGCCTCCACCAGTGCACGTCCCAGGTCTCGCAGATGGAGTTGAAGCGCAGGCGCCATGGTGGCCCGCATCCTACTCGCGATTGACGCGCGTGCCCGACACGGGCTTCACCTCTCCACGAAGAATGGCCACCGCCAGCTCGCGCGTGTCCTCGTACGAGGGCTCGCCGCGGAAGAAGGCGAAGGTCAGGTGTGAGTTGTCTTCTTCGTAGCCATCGAAGTGGAAGGTCCGCTCCGTGACGCCGGGCG
This genomic stretch from Corallococcus caeni harbors:
- a CDS encoding APC family permease yields the protein MGPLQLLALGVNGIVGVGIFFAPAEVAAQAPGLGAVWAFALTGLALVPVAFAFAVLGRRFDSDGGPVVFARAAFGERVSFLVGWVAYVSAFLSTSAVMAGLARAVAPSVGLGGPMGERLLASALVTGLAALVASGIRVSARTWTGLTVLKLLPLAALLGAFFFLPAGQVPPPLPATGTSWLKAGLTVMFAYQGFEIVPVIAGQVRASERTVPMATVGSLLLAMLLYVGLVWACVAALPDLAHAGAPLAQAAGVWGGAGLERLVGAGTSVSALGICVGMMVTTPRYLSALASGERSLFGLERMSATGVPMRALTVTWALVLGFVNLGDLSELFALSAIAVLMQFGVTAAALAVLALRRERGLRPAHALLAVPTLVLGLTLVAFGASAREAAVALVAVLAGLALMSLSRPREPAPVRLP
- a CDS encoding macro domain-containing protein produces the protein MAPALQLHLRDLGRALVEAWRREFDGVPGVTISQGDIFSERAGTVSASDPIDVRADAVVSPANSFGFMDGGIDAVYTYQLGPQVQERLRELLAKEHGGELPVGLAVLVPTGRPEIPWCISAPTMRVPADVSDTVNAYLAFRAALRAVLAHNATAKTPIRTMLCPGLATAVGRMPPERCARQMKEAWVRTVMGRPSIPHSLRQAAEDDFRLRVDPER
- a CDS encoding GNAT family N-acetyltransferase; the encoded protein is MIEVRTFDGDASEASWFLNRVWQSTYGKTAPLPVWDKRFYDWRLFRGGQAPRDYLLAAYEGKTLVGTLFAEPARLRLGRLEVDGSYGLRATVTNSHRGQGIGAKLAKELLRRHQDRAARLTLGFTTAEPRPPGFWRRSWNTRLFGGLGLWMYAFDARALARWSFTDNERRLFTLAQPFLRHRFREADREGIRPYQLADLGRCATLVHDMLRPVTLGYTYTTEQLAAQLQYRDVPHTFVLEQDGEVRGLVSSHSLLMTGVGELTAEVVDLMAFHDSVSAQDRQRLLQVAMQDMERRGVACAGMLRGPGTPVSLLCRSGWVPLPRRAKVTCLMPICDLDLPADPCVFTHLR
- a CDS encoding endonuclease/exonuclease/phosphatase family protein → MRIAAYNVHRLFDTVCATGSCGGSNYEELPTEAEFAAQVDQLGRAITALNADIVMLEEVETQASLDGLLSRVPQFMYSRLGETYSAASVDVAVLSRFPITEVRSHQSQYIYRPDGSATRFSRDLLEVHLDVDGAHVIVFAAHFRSKVNDDPGRRVAEAYASRSILLESVKEFPSALVVMGGDLNDVPGSEAINALDEVLLRVARDRPESDTWSYVYSGRGQAIDHLYLAPGGGGTYVPGSFRVARDGDGYGGSDHRAVYADFALTTPP
- a CDS encoding Fic family protein codes for the protein MRLPSTPPDLHAFVQRVAREGAERLVALLERKPIGPEIDGRYLHWDELRRHPVSQGMTHEEWWYRVRAARAALGSDLPLLDKTGQPFSVARPDSLLSGLHRIDWQLGKRLELADPQLANSDVRDRYIIESLMEEAITSSQLEGASTTRKVAKEMLEQGRPPRTKDERMIFNNFQAMELMRRKAHAPLTTSLLLELHETITRDTLDAGEEGCLRRGDEPITVQDRASGEILHVPPDASELPGRLRQLCAFANDPGGDAFIHPVVRAIVIHFMLAYDHPFVDGNGRTARALFYWSMIRQGYWIAEFLSISRIIQRAQMQYSRAFLFTETDGGDVTYFLLHQLDVIQRATDDLYAYLNRKARDARQVDLLLQEDPSLNHRQRELLAHALHHPAARYDIQSHRRRHGVVYQTARQDLLDLEAAGFLSRSQVGRAFTFSPVAQLERRLKKHKA
- a CDS encoding abortive infection system antitoxin AbiGi family protein, which produces MSDFVVHFTKPGPPYHDAYQNMMSILGARTLIPGAEGFGIARREAVVADRHRSVCFSEIPLDQLARLVQRRSLYGIAFRKSFILSQGGGPVWYVQYGSPAHLAMRHQLDQALAAKEPHKEPVWAVTPFVDIQGDAHNAPYSYRFDWEREWRVPGLLRFTEYDVAALFLPEEVHTLAQDFFAWAVRERAGPGYFCPVLDPGWKAEQIMEALAKQPEAPVAAERKSVQG
- a CDS encoding DUF4153 domain-containing protein, coding for MNPSVPLSPLPPSPAPSVAAPARPLLPWVRAPRRTLAASLALGVFAEVLLDRQRWGLGFPLLVAALVGALAWLGGREGWQRARPNAWLLAPLGLVSGFVAVRDSSWLLALNVLTAAVLLMLLSHFWAAGRVERLGLTDYASVVLGAAVQPLRYAPALVRDSVDVQGIKAHSRFLGALSRGLLLTLPVLFVFGLLLDSADGVFSSTMQRLLSFDLGLDVVVARIAGVAFSACVAAGVLGHALRRRAVKELGDAEVTAATPRLGFIEALMLIFAVDALFFVFAAFQVAYLFVGDASSPASGYSFAEYARRGFFELVVVSALTLALVMALNRWTRRETRVAQTVFRAGTSLMVALTLVILASAMRRLSLYEDAFGYTLLRVHTHVFMVALGAALAWRAVTLWWKPERFAVGAFATALGSVLVLNFLNPEAFIVRHNLERSARTGGSLDTEMFFDLSADAVPGLVQAASTLQNGDQWRLETVLREHRERLSQGDTVPEWNLSRFLARRALLRTGAWSAPVNP